The Aspergillus chevalieri M1 DNA, chromosome 5, nearly complete sequence genome includes a region encoding these proteins:
- a CDS encoding signal recognition particle receptor subunit alpha (COG:U;~EggNog:ENOG410PFWV;~InterPro:IPR036225,IPR000897,IPR027417,IPR003593, IPR013822,IPR042101,IPR011012,IPR007222;~PFAM:PF02881,PF04086,PF00448;~go_component: GO:0005785 - signal recognition particle receptor complex [Evidence IEA];~go_function: GO:0003924 - GTPase activity [Evidence IEA];~go_function: GO:0005047 - signal recognition particle binding [Evidence IEA];~go_function: GO:0005525 - GTP binding [Evidence IEA];~go_process: GO:0006614 - SRP-dependent cotranslational protein targeting to membrane [Evidence IEA];~go_process: GO:0006886 - intracellular protein transport [Evidence IEA]) yields MLEAFEILTTSGVVLWSKSYAPVGAHVVNGLINDVFIEEKVLNQAPTANGPSPVFKKEKYTLKWRRVKDLNLIFVAVYQSLLHLGWIDKLLDNISTIFIDLYKDQLKSSRATVIEYKFDRYFDQQVHELEDNTGSAPVEVPVADGEVKKDPFVSSDNGGPPPPPVPGLLKAQQQAAPVVATSDEDTPPPSRDTSRSPAPASHILAGKGGPAGRVSRRARKAANSSANTSSGDEKVRKGKGSKGEKKKRRWDADGLADEDDGEVLDYSAPAGGEEAPTAAVDEVSQDSMGRRTGKGQFVLKDLGEEVHSILDNADSEKAKSTQSSGFVGSGFSAIGSMLRNVVGGKVLTEADLEKPLKTMEDHLLKKNVAREAAVRLCEGVQRELVGKKTGNFQSVDAALHQAMESSLRKILTPTSSLDMLREIDAVTSPTSKGQTPRPYVISIVGVNGVGKSTNLGKICYFLLQNNYRVLIAACDTFRSGAVEQLRVHARNLKELSARENVGEVELYEKGYGKDAANVAKDAVEYGAVNKFDVVLIDTAGRRHNDQRLMSSLEKFAKFANPNKIFMVGEALVGTDSVMQARNFNQAFGTGRNLDGFIISKCDTVGDMVGTLVSMVHATGIPIVFLGVGQHYGDIRGLSVPWAVNLLMK; encoded by the exons ATGTTGGAGGCTTTCGAAATTTTGACAACCTCTGGGGTTGTCTTATGGTCCAAATCTTACGCCCCCGTCGGTGCGCATGTCGTGAACGGTCTTATCAACGACGTATTTATCGAGGAAAAGGTTCTCAACCAGGCCCCGACAGCAAACGGTCCTTCCCCAGTTTTCAAGAAGGAGAAATATACCCTGAAATGGAGGAGAGTGAAGGATCTCAACTTGATCTTTGTG GCCGTCTACCAATCGCTACTTCACCTTGGCTGGATCGACAAGCTGCTCGATAACATCTCGACCATTTTCATCGATCTCTACAAGGACCAATTGAAGAGCTCGCGTGCGACGGTCATCGAGTACAAGTTCGATCGGTACTTCGACCAGCAAGTCCATGAACTGGAGGACAATACCGGGTCTGCGCCAGTTGAAGTTCCCGTCGCGGATGGAGAGGTTAAGAAGGATCCATTTGTCTCGTCTGATAATGGAggaccaccgccgccgccagtACCTGGTCTTCTGAAGGCGCAGCAACAAGCTGCGCCGGTCGTGGCGACCTCTGATGAGGATACGCCACCTCCGTCTCGGGATACTTCTAGgtcaccagcaccagcaagcCACATCCTTGCCGGGAAGGGAGGCCCGGCTGGTCGTGTTTCTCGCCGTGCGCGCAAAGCTGCCAACTCAAGCGCCAACACTTCGTCCGGCGACGAGAAAGTTCGAAAGGGCAAGGGCTCCAAGGGcgaaaagaagaagcgcagATGGGATGCAGATGGACTTGCTGATGAGGACGACGGCGAGGTCTTGGATTACTCGGCACCTGCTGGTGGTGAAGAGGCGCCAACGGCAGCCGTGGATGAGGTTTCGCAAGATTCTATGGGCCGCAGGACCGGTAAAGGCCAGTTCGTCTTGAAGGATCTGGGAGAGGAAGTCCATTCGATTCTTGACAATGCGGACAGTGAGAAGGCCAAGTCGACTCAGTCCTCCGGCTTTGTTGGTTCTGGTTTCAGCGCGATTGGCAGCATGCTGCGCAACGTTGTTGGTGGAAAGGTTCTTACCGAAGCTGACTTGGAGAAGCCCCTCAAGACGATGGAAGATCACCTGCTGAAGAAAAACGTTGCGCGCGAGGCGGCTGTACGGTTGTGCGAAGGTGTCCAACGGGAGCTTGTCGGAAAGAAGACCGGAAACTTCCAAAGTGTCGATGCTGCACTGCACCAGGCTATGGAATCATCTTTGCGCAAGATCCTCACTCCCACCTCTTCTTTGGACATGTTGCGTGAGATTGATGCCGTCACATCGCCGACCAGCAAAGGACAAACACCTCGGCCGTATGTCATCTCCATCGTGGGTGTCAACGGAGTCGGTAAATCGACCAACCTGGGCAAGATTTGCTACTTCTTGCTTCAAAACAACTACCGTGTACTTATTGCGGCATGCGATACTTTCCGTTCCGGCGCCGTTGAACAACTCCGTGTCCACGCCCGGAACCTGAAGGAGCTCAGCGCTCGCGAGAACGTCGGAGAGGTCGAACTTTACGAAAAGGGCTACGGCAAGGACGCCGCCAACGTCGCCAAGGATGCAGTGGAATACGGCGCCGTCAACAAGTTCGACGTGGTTCTAATTGATACTGCTGGTCGTCGCCACAACGACCAACGTCTGATGTCGTCGCTGGAGAAGTTCGCCAAATTcgccaatcccaacaagatTTTCATGGTTGGCGAGGCTCTGGTTGGTACGGACAGTGTTATGCAGGCTCGCAACTTCAATCAGGCGTTTGGTACCGGACGGAATTTGGATGGCTTTATTATCAGTAAATGTGATACTGTTGGTGATATGGTTGGTACGCTTGTGAGCATGGTCCATGCCACTGGCATTCCTATTGTCTTCTTGGGCGTTGGACAGCATTATGGAGACATCAGAGGGCTGAGTGTGCCGTGGGCTGTTAATTTGTTGATGAAGTGA
- a CDS encoding protein transporter YIF1 (BUSCO:EOG09264P74;~COG:S;~EggNog:ENOG410PGDI;~InterPro:IPR005578;~PFAM:PF03878;~TransMembrane:5 (i172-192o204-225i237-255o267-285i321-338o);~go_component: GO:0005789 - endoplasmic reticulum membrane [Evidence IEA];~go_process: GO:0006888 - endoplasmic reticulum to Golgi vesicle-mediated transport [Evidence IEA]): MYRQPFAPPPAQSPPLHHPVPQHVSTVPMMRSPPPPAPQQPQMAGYGNPYQPSPMQGSSGTYNPGFGGFINDPTAQMGFQVGKTAMAAGQEYMEQNFNRYVSIPALKHYFNVSNSYVLNKLLLVLFPWRHKPWSRQQARLTAATPGPNGQISQQQYSSMFLPPRDDLNSPDMYIPVMALVTYILLTSMLAGFRGNFHPELLGSTTTTAIAVILFEILVLKMAMYILTINNESQLLDLVAYSGYKFVGIIATLVTAEILTPGKGTGGWIGWVVFIYTFLANAFFLLRSLKYVLLPDSTSDASMRTGSMHTVARSQRNRRTQFLFIYSYIIQFIFMWVLSREGPIYVRAGSAQ, translated from the exons ATGTATCGCCAGCCTTTCGCGCCGCCGCCAGCACAGTCTCCTCCACTTCATCACCCTGTACCGCAGCATGTTTCTACCGTGCCCATGATGCGCTCACCACCTCCACCGGCACCTCAACAGCCTCAGATGGCAGGCTATGGCAATCCGTATCAGCCGTCGCCTATGCAGGGTAGCAGTGGGACATATAACCCGGGGTTCGGGGGGTTCATCAACGATCCCACAGCCCAGATGGGATTTCAAGTCGGCAAGACGGCGATGGCGGCTGGGCAAGAATACATGGAACAGAAC TTCAATCGCTATGTCTCCATCCCCGCGCTCAAACACTACTTCAACGTCTCCAACTCCTACGTCCTGAATAAACTCCTTTTGGTCCTTTTCCCATGGAGACATAAGCCATGGTCTCGCCAACAAGCGCGCCTGACAGCAGCAACACCAGGCCCCAACGGCCAGATCTCCCAACAGCAATACTcgtccatgttcctccctcCTCGCGATGACCTCAACTCGCCCGACATGTATATCCCCGTCATGGCCCTCGTCACCTATATTCTCCTTACGTCGATGCTGGCAGGCTTCCGCGGTAACTTCCACCCGGAGCTGCTTGGGTCGACTACCACAACGGCGATTGCGGTTATTCTGTTTGAGATCTTGGTTTTGAAGATGGCCATGTACATTTTGACCATTAACAATGAGTCGCAGCTGTTGGATCTTGTGGCCTACTCGGGTTATAAGTTTGTTGGAATTATTGCGACACTAGTTACGGCGGAGATCCTGACTCCTGGGAAGGGAACTGGTGGATGGATCGGCTGGGTTGTGTTTATCTATACCTTCCTTGCTAACGCTTTCTTCCTG CTCCGCTCCTTGAAGTACGTTCTGCTCCCCGACTCGACCAGCGACGCCTCGATGCGCACCGGATCCATGCACACCGTTGCGCGCTCGCAGCGCAACCGCCGTACGCAGTTCCTGTTCATTTACTCGTACATCATCCAGTTTATCTTTATGTGGGTCCTGAGTCGTGAAGGACCGATTTATGTTCGGGCAGGGTCTGCTCAGTGA
- a CDS encoding 60S ribosomal protein eL14 (BUSCO:EOG09265BWR;~COG:J;~EggNog:ENOG410PQ23;~InterPro:IPR002784,IPR041985,IPR008991,IPR005824, IPR039660,IPR014722;~PFAM:PF01929,PF00467;~go_component: GO:0005840 - ribosome [Evidence IEA];~go_function: GO:0003723 - RNA binding [Evidence IEA];~go_function: GO:0003735 - structural constituent of ribosome [Evidence IEA];~go_process: GO:0006412 - translation [Evidence IEA]), producing the protein MADIDVKIAQWKLVEVGRVVLIRRGPYTGKLAVIVEIVDHRRVLVDGPSGEEQKIVPRHVLPLAHATLTHFTIPKLPRAAGTGPVKKLWANNEIDAKWAKSNYAQKTERADRRKNLTDFERFKVLRLRKQARYEVQKSLAKAKAAAPKA; encoded by the exons ATGGCCGATATCGACGTGAAGATTGCTCAATGGAAGCTGGTTGAGGTTGGCCGTGTGGTCCTCATCCGCCGCGGTCCCTACACCGGCAAGCTCGCCGTTATTGTTGAGATTGTCGACCACCGCCGT GTCCTGGTTGACGGCCCCTCCGGcgaggagcagaagatcGTCCCCCGTCACGTCCTTCCTCTCGCCCACGCTACCCTCACCCACTTCACCATCCCCAAGCTCCCCCGTGCCGCCGGTACTGGCCCCGTCAAGAAGCTCTGGGCGAACAACGAGATCGACGCCAAGTGGGCTAAGAGCAACTACGCTCAGAAGACCGAGCGCGCCGACCGGAGGAAGAACCTGACCGACTTTGAGCGCTTCAAGGTTCTCCGCCTGAGAAAGCAG GCTCGTTACGAGGTCCAGAAGTCTCTCGCTAAGGCCAAGGCGGCTGCTCCTAAGGCATAA
- the EGD2 gene encoding nascent polypeptide-associated complex subunit alpha (COG:U;~EggNog:ENOG410PN4Z;~InterPro:IPR044034,IPR016641,IPR038187,IPR002715;~PFAM:PF19026,PF01849;~go_component: GO:0005854 - nascent polypeptide-associated complex [Evidence IEA]), producing the protein MADPRVEEVPDEEPTKQVEEAGDSSESEAGDEPTIPGGAAVTIHSRNEKKARKAIGKLGLKHVPGITRVTLRRPKNILFVVNQPDVYKSPSSNTWIIFGEAKIEDLNSQAQASAAQQLAAAEAAAGGEHAGHDHEHDHGKGKAPETEGKKEEEEDDGEEVDEAGLEAKDIDLVMAQANVSRKKAVKALRENDNDIVNSIMALSI; encoded by the exons ATGGCCGACCCCCGTGTTGAAGAAGTTCCCGACGAGGAGCCCACCAAGCAGGTCGAGGAGGCAGGCGacagctctgagtctgaggCTGGCGACGAGCCCACCATCCCCGGAGGCGCCGCTGTCACCATCCACTCCCGTAACGAGAAGAAGGCCCGTAAGGCCATTGGCAAGCTCGGTCTCAAGCACGTCCCGGGCATCACCCGTGTCACTCTCCGCCGTCCTAAGAAC ATCCTCTTCGTTGTTAACCAGCCCGATGTCTACAAGTCGCCTTCCAGCAACACCTGGAT CATCTTCGGTGAGGCCAAGATCGAGGATCTGAACTCCCAGGCCCAGGCTTCCGCTGCTCAGCAGCTTGCCGCCGCCGAGGCCGCCGCCGGCGGTGAGCACGCTGGTCATGACCACGAGCACGACCACGGCAAGGGCAAGGCCCCCGAGACCGAGGgcaagaaggaggaagaggaggacgacggcgaggaggttgacGAGGCCGGCCTCGAGGCCAAGGACATTGACCTTGTCATGGCCCAGGCCAACGTCTCCCGCAAGAAGGCCGTCAAGGCCCTCCGGGAGAACGACAACGATATCGTGAACTCGATCATGGCCCTCAGCATATGA
- the ATP7 gene encoding F1F0 ATP synthase subunit d (COG:C;~EggNog:ENOG410PN6K;~InterPro:IPR036228,IPR008689;~PFAM:PF05873;~go_component: GO:0000276 - mitochondrial proton-transporting ATP synthase complex, coupling factor F(o) [Evidence IEA];~go_function: GO:0015078 - proton transmembrane transporter activity [Evidence IEA];~go_process: GO:0015986 - ATP synthesis coupled proton transport [Evidence IEA]), which translates to MAARSAALKIDWTKVTSSLGLRGQTATALQAFKKRNDDARRKVQLLSEQPQNIDFAHYRNVLKNQAVVDEIENHFKTFKPATYDVSRQIKAIDAFEAQAVQNAEQTKGKVEAEIVELKKTLENIETARPFEDLTVDEVAAAQPEIDEKTSSLVSKGKWMPPGYKERFGDLAAV; encoded by the exons ATGGCTGCT CGCAGTGCCGCTCTCAAAATCGACTGGACCAAGGTCACCAGCTCCCTCGGTCTCCGCGGTCAAACAGCCACCGCCCTCCAGGCCTTCAAGAAGCGTAACGACGATGCGCGCCGCAAGGTCCAGCTCCTTTCCGAGCAGCCCCAGAACATCGACTTCGCCCACTACCGCAACGTCCTGAAGAACCAGGCCGTCGTCGACGAGATCGAGAACCACTTCAAAACCTTCAAGCCCGCCACCTACGACGTCAGCCGCCAGATCAAGGCCATTGACGCCTTTGAGGCCCAGGCTGTTCAGAACGCCGAGCAGACCAAGGGTAAGGTTGAGGCTGAGATTGTCGAGTTGAAGAAGACTCTTGAGAACATTGAGACTGCTCGGCCGTTTGAGGATCTCACTGTG GACGAGGTTGCTGCTGCCCAGCCTGAGATTGACGAGAAGACCTCTTCCCTGGTCTCCAAGGGCAAGTGGATGCCGCCGGGCTACAAG GAGCGCTTCGGCGACCTTGCTGCCGTTTAA
- a CDS encoding uncharacterized protein (COG:S;~EggNog:ENOG410PTC3) has protein sequence MSEIREPARIECLPVEIIQTIFLHCVEFNFPRASIHIARALSDPVIYTWLIRLAFTIDNHETRDILTPEYLPPPLDFHGLSKQERTDLQNAILGTRWCTLPVMRKCQAGFLKHVISIQCNHLDIPSPEDKNKLSNLEQHFEESTSITDTQGIPRANPFEDLKIPAMREIIPGRPDTYDDCVLSIWFNSGLVVLGRPVDESFTAGEGGYRLPACPSTAPRMPDKLLRPPYTPDKLSFLTLLAEEAYIDEDENFDCSRRILRRVIRDRDLATFQRLLKLCIRLKCYNYSRPWPLLPCHFRAAMKYAEERNDPFIRFLVEECWYLVPEDIQLKDELLRRYAKDNAAGVGYK, from the coding sequence ATGAGTGAAATACGAGAACCGGCACGGATTGAATGTCTTCCTGTCGAAATCATTCAGACGATTTTTCTGCATTGCGTTGAATTCAATTTTCCCCGCGCTTCGATCCATATCGCCAGGGCTCTCTCCGATCCGGTAATATATACATGGCTTATACGACTTGCATTTACTATCGACAACCACGAAACTCGCGACATCTTGACTCCGGAGTATTTGCCTCCGCCGCTTGACTTTCATGGCCTCTCCAAGCAGGAACGGACAGACCTGCAGAACGCTATTCTTGGGACACGATGGTGCACATTACCGGTGATGCGGAAATGCCAAGCAGGATTCCTCAAACACGTTATCTCGATCCAATGCAACCATCTGGACATTCCCTCACCAGAGGACAAAAACAAGCTGTCGAACCTGGAGCAGCACTTCGAGGAGTCAACCAGCATTACTGACACCCAGGGTATTCCCCGTGCGAACCCATTCGAGGACCTTAAGATCCCTGCAATGCGTGAAATCATCCCCGGCCGTCCAGACACCTACGATGACTGCGTACTTAGTATCTGGTTCAACTCGGGCCTCGTAGTGCTCGGCAGACCCGTGGACGAATCGTTTACCGCCGGCGAGGGGGGATACAGACTACCAGCATGCCCATCCACCGCGCCGCGCATGCCAGACAAACTGCTCCGTCCACCATACACACCCGACAAACTCAGCTTCCTGACCCTCCTAGCAGAAGAAGCGTAcatcgacgaggacgagaatTTCGACTGCTCGAGGCGCATCCTGCGACGGGTGATTCGCGACCGGGACTTGGCTACGTTCCAACGACTGTTGAAATTGTGCATTCGGCTCAAGTGCTATAATTACTCTAGGCCTTGGCCGCTGCTGCCGTGCCATTTCCGCGCTGCGATGAAATACGCGGAGGAGCGGAATGATCCGTTTATCAGGTTTCTGGTCGAGGAGTGTTGGTATCTTGTCCCGGAGGATATACAGCTAAAGGATGAGTTGCTGAGGAGATATGCGAAGGATAACGCGGCTGGGGTTGGGTATAAGTAG
- a CDS encoding uncharacterized protein (COG:S;~EggNog:ENOG410PU4B;~InterPro:IPR036047,IPR000253;~go_function: GO:0005515 - protein binding [Evidence IEA]), whose product MNMSGLTPIRVRGRRKRVKLSHDDQNHAAPQVNRGNPRGKQLLPLDASRRSLYARRKRPFISGSSWLSSQPQSQLDSLSQLQYQYQSEPLPKKKKRKNLSRLERLPVELIEKIFLYSLNINFARCSPSLAAAVSSERVWRVLILLAFWRGPPSPTSSKSEERSGNCISAGIARILRPLDYAPLGEDEQRILQSTVFRCKWCTVHRVLNNFPDLMALTIQRLWIDAGITMDNDQQESLNQYLDSPTNHPTETLTFQGTKDTNTYTLALAPLASIRITSPETNEDTTIPLFNLLEFPPHLLRGGSHGFNNKDIAFLELLRVSSGFNRTDTNSMHLARNISLNRDALQEGIHKAIISRNHDALVTLLKIDEYHFRATTTNNTTINSEDMIYTLPAEHYCTSLPDIQTFKLLLRASAESVPSDDSSITAWAMELGGAFGNWLLDLMLRMPEIREGVRERPDAGVFYMGRCNGESEMGGRYLRDVLGVEEVGGWMEEGADFVSLARNED is encoded by the coding sequence ATGAACATGTCGGGCCTTACGCCCATCCGAGTCCGCGGCCGCAGAAAGAGAGTTAAGCTTAGCCATGATGACCAGAACCATGCTGCCCCCCAAGTTAATAGAGGCAATCCACGGGGTAAACAACTCCTCCCGCTCGATGCTTCTCGACGTTCTCTCTACGCTCGACGGAAACGCCCATTTATAAGCGGCAGCAGCTGGTTGTCATCGCAGCCCCAGTCGCAATTAGACTCCCTATCTCAACTACAATATCAGTACCAGTCAGAGCCGCtgccaaagaaaaagaaaagaaagaatctCTCACGCCTGGAACGCTTACCAGTTGAACTCATCGAGAAGATCTTCTTATACTCGCTAAATATCAATTTCGCGAGATGTTCGCCTTCGCTTGCGGCTGCTGTGTCGAGTGAGCGGGTTTGGAGGGTTTTGATTCTTTTGGCTTTTTGGAGGGGTCCGCCCTCACCTACCTCCTCAAAGAGTGAAGAGAGGAGTGGGAATTGTATCAGTGCAGGTATTGCAAGAATCCTCCGGCCATTGGATTATGCACCTCTAGGCGAAGACGAACAACGGATCCTGCAGAGCACCGTTTTCCGGTGTAAATGGTGTACCGTGCACAGGGTTTTAAACAATTTCCCTGATTTAATGGCCCTAACCATCCAACGACTCTGGATAGACGCCGGTATCACCATGGACAACGACCAACAAGAATCCCTCAACCAATATCTCGACTCCCCAACGAACCACCCAACAGAAACCCTCACCTTCCAAGGGACaaaagacaccaacacctacACCCTAGCTCTCGCCCCCCTCGCATCTATCCGAATAACCTCCCCAGAAACAAACGAGGACACAACAATACCCCTGTTCAACCTCCTTGAATTCCCACCGCATCTCCTCCGCGGCGGATCCCACGGCTTCAATAACAAGGACATCGCATTCCTCGAGCTGCTCCGCGTATCCAGCGGGTTCAACCGCACAGATACAAACTCTATGCATCTCGCCAGAAACATTTCTCTAAATAGAGACGCACTGCAAGAAGGTATCCACAAAGCCATTATCTCCCGGAACCACGACGCCCTGGTCACTCTCCTCAAAATCGACGAGTATCATTTCCgcgccaccaccaccaacaataCCACCATTAACAGTGAAGATATGATATACACGCTTCCGGCAGAACACTACTGCACGTCCCTTCCCGACATCCAAACATTCAAACTACTCCTCCGCGCAAGCGCTGAATCCGTCCCATCGGACGACTCGTCCATCACGGCATGGGCGATGGAGCTGGGTGGTGCGTTTGGGAACTGGTTGCTTGATCTTATGCTGCGGATGCCGGAGATAAGGGAGGGTGTTAGGGAGAGGCCGGATGCGGGAGTATTTTATATGGGAAGGTGTAATGGGGAGAGTGAGATGGGGGGTAGGTATTTGAGAGATGTGTTGGGGGTTGAAGAGGTGGGGGGTTGGATGGAAGAGGGTGCTGATTTTGTGAGTTTGGCTAGGAATGAGGATTAG
- the MSC7 gene encoding aldehyde dehydrogenase family protein (COG:C;~EggNog:ENOG410PFJC;~InterPro:IPR015590,IPR029510,IPR016160,IPR016161, IPR016162,IPR016163;~PFAM:PF00171;~TransMembrane:1 (o25-43i);~go_function: GO:0016491 - oxidoreductase activity [Evidence IEA];~go_function: GO:0016620 - oxidoreductase activity, acting on the aldehyde or oxo group of donors, NAD or NADP as acceptor [Evidence IEA];~go_process: GO:0055114 - oxidation-reduction process [Evidence IEA]) produces the protein METLTTYIPSQFHPLMEHLEPHTQWLPIALLTLTTIYFTTIYVSHKREAAVPFNIPLPPEIRSNYDWTGKSWGDVTGEQRRVLEGQARGQWDKDLIMSYCPADGRVLGNGIRPATREVVERAVEAAGNAQVEWARTGFAERRRVLRTLLRYVLDHQDDIVTACCLDSGKTRVDAAFGEILVTAEKLKWTIDHGEKALAPESRPTNFLMMYKKNMVTYEPLGVVSACVSWNYPFHNFIGPVISALFAGNGVVVKPSEQTAWCTAYFLEMARGALAACGHSRDLVQSVVCLPSVADVLTSHPGISHLTFIGSKSVAHKVCESAAKSLTPVCVELGGKDPAVILDDSRTVSEASSIASVLMRGVFQSAGQNCIGVERVIALPGIYDKLLDILTPRIKALRLGSVLVDSSSKTPSTPDVGAMISPASFDRLESLIEDAVQHGARLICGGKRFSHPTHAYGHYFTPTLLADVTPEMRIAQIELFAPVFVLMRADSVPHAISIANSTIYGLGASVFGYNIPDVNKCVSQIKSGMTSVNDFGSYYAVQLPFGGIKGSGYGRFAGEEGLRGICNVKSICVDRFPKLMATRIPPRVDYPIQKGDSVKQNGTGAWEMCKGVVETGYEIGIGGRVRGIVRLLGNM, from the exons ATGGAGACCTTGACAACCTACATCCCATCCCAATTCCATCCCTTGATGGAACACCTCGAACCACACACCCAATGGCTCCCCATCgccctcctcaccctcaccACAATTTACTTCACAACAATCTACGTGTCCCACAAACGCGAAGCCGCCGTCCCGTTCAACATTCCCCTCCCGCCCGAGATCCGCTCGAATTATGACTGGACAGGCAAGAGCTGGGGCGATGTCACCGGTGAACAGAGACGGGTCCTTGAAGGCCAAGCCCGTGGGCAATGGGATAAGGATTTGATTATGAGTTATTGTCCAGCGGACGGACGGGTGCTGGGGAATGGGATTCGGCCTGCGACGAGGGAGGTTGTCGAACGGGCTGTTGAGGCAGCGGGGAATGCGCAGGTTGAGTGGGCGAGGACGGGATTtgcggagaggaggagggtgcTTAGGACGTTGTTGAG ATACGTGCTCGACCACCAAGATGATATCGTTACCGCTTGTTGCCTCGATTCCGGAAAGACGCGAGTTGATGCTGCGTTTGGCGAGATCCTGGTCACGGCTGAGAAATTGAAATGGACTATCGATCACGGCGAAAAGGCATTGGCACCGGAATCCAGACCGACGAATTTCCTCATGATGTACAAAAAGAATATGGTTACGTATGAGCCTTTGGGCGTTGTCTCGGCATGTGTGTCATGGAACTACCCCTTCCACAACTTCATCGGACCTGTTATCAGTGCGTTGTTTGCTGGAAATGGTGTCGTGGTTAAGCCTTCTGAGCAGACGGCGTGGTGTACGGCATACTTTTTGGAAATGGCGCGTGGAGCACTTGCGGCGTGTGGACATTCTCGGGATCTCGTGCAGAGTGTTGTCTGTCTGCCTAGTGTTGCGGATGTGTTGACTTCTCACCCTGGGATTTCTCATTTGACATTCATCGGATCGAAGTCTGTGGCGCACAAAGTATGCGAGTCCGCGGCCAAGTCATTGACACCTGTGTGCGTGGAACTCGGTGGTAAAGACCCTGCTGTTATCTTGGATGATTCGAGAACCGTGAGTGAAGCATCGTCTATTGCATCTGTTCTTATGAGAGGTGTCTTTCAATCCGCCGGCCAGAATTGCATCGGCGTCGAACGAGTGATCGCCCTCCCAGGCATCTACGACAAACTCCTCGACATCCTCACCCCCCGCATCAAAGCTCTCCGCCTAGGCTCCGTCCTTGTCGACTCCTCCTCCAAGACACCCTCCACCCCCGACGTCGGCGCCATGATCTCCCCCGCCTCCTTTGACCGTCTCGAATCTCTGATCGAAGACGCAGTCCAGCACGGCGCGCGCCTGATCTGCGGCGGAAAACGCTTCTCCCACCCCACCCACGCCTACGGCCACTACTTCACACCCACCCTCCTCGCGGACGTTACCCCAGAAATGCGCATCGCGCAAATCGAACTCTTCGCCCCAGTTTTCGTCCTCATGCGCGCAGACTCCGTCCCCCACGCTATCTCCATCGCAAACTCAACGATCTACGGCCTGGGCGCGAGTGTCTTCGGCTACAACATCCCCGACGTGAACAAGTGCGTGTCCCAGATAAAATCCGGCATGACCTCCGTCAACGACTTCGGCAGCTATTACGCCGTGCAACTCCCCTTCGGCGGCATCAAGGGTTCCGGGTATGGCCGCTTCGCTGGTGAAGAAGGACTAAGGGGGATTTGCAATGTGAAATCTATCTGCGTGGACCGGTTTCCGAAGCTCATGGCTACGAGGATCCCGCCGAGAGTGGATTATCCGATTCAGAAGGGTGACAGCGTTAAGCAGAATGGGACTGGGGCGTGGGAGATGTGTAAGGGGGTTGTTGAGACGGGGTatgagattgggattgggGGGAGGGTTAGGGGAATTGTTAGGTTGTTGGGGAATATGTAA